The Swingsia samuiensis genome contains the following window.
CCCCGGAAACTCTCAGGCAGAAGGACCGAATCGAGTGTAAATTCTGGAGAGAGGCACATGAAAGTGTGTCCGCCGATGGGATAATGATCTCAGGCAAAAGGACAGGAGGGGTGACGTTTCTTTACCAAAAGCGGCGTCTGCCTTTTTGTACTTAGGGCTGGATCTACCCTCTTATGAATACTCCTTTGATGCGCACGCCTTTATATGATCTTCACCTTCAGCACGGCGCTAAAATGGTCCCTTTTGCTGAATATGAAATGCCGCTGCAGTATACAGCCGGGGTAATGGCTGAGCATCTTCACACGCGGTCAAAAGCTGGTTTATTTGACGTGTCCCATATGGGGCAAATTAAAATTTCTCCCAAAAGCGGACATATAAAAGATGCTGCTTTGGCGCTGGAGCAATTAATTCCCATTGATATTGTTAATTTACCGGAAGGTAAGCAGCGTTATGGATTTTTAACAAACGATATTGGCGGAATTTTAGATGATATAATGCTTGCTCATTTCGGTGAGTATTTTCTGCTTGTTGTAAATGCGGCGACTAAAAAGCAAGACTTAATTCAATTAGAGTCAAAAATTTTTGACCAATGCATCATTACCCCACTGTTTGATCGTGCATTGTTGGCGTTGCAAGGTCCTTTGTCGGAAGAAATTATAAAGTCTTTTTGTCCCAGTGCTCAAAAAATGCGCTTCATGGATGTGTTGGAAACTCATTTTATGAAGATACCAATTACCTTGTCCCGCTCTGGATATACAGGAGAAGATGGATATGAGATTGGTTGTTCTTCAGAAGATGCCGTAGAGGTTGCTCAATCTCTCCTCGCCGTTGCAGATGTGTTGCCGGTAGGCTTAGGGGCGCGTGATTCGTTGCGTTTAGAGGCCGGGTTGTGTCTCTATGGCAATGATATTGATACCGAAACAACTCCAGTGGAAGCTTCCTTGAGTTGGGCAATTCAAAAGACACGTCGAGAG
Protein-coding sequences here:
- the gcvT gene encoding glycine cleavage system aminomethyltransferase GcvT, with protein sequence MNTPLMRTPLYDLHLQHGAKMVPFAEYEMPLQYTAGVMAEHLHTRSKAGLFDVSHMGQIKISPKSGHIKDAALALEQLIPIDIVNLPEGKQRYGFLTNDIGGILDDIMLAHFGEYFLLVVNAATKKQDLIQLESKIFDQCIITPLFDRALLALQGPLSEEIIKSFCPSAQKMRFMDVLETHFMKIPITLSRSGYTGEDGYEIGCSSEDAVEVAQSLLAVADVLPVGLGARDSLRLEAGLCLYGNDIDTETTPVEASLSWAIQKTRREGGERAGNYPGAPIIAQQLQKGVLKKRVGLLPEGKAPIRSGALLYADINGSQCVGKVTSGAFGPTLKAPVAMGYVATEYSAEGALLYAELRGRFVPVKVQKMPFVPAAFKR